One window from the genome of Salvia miltiorrhiza cultivar Shanhuang (shh) chromosome 7, IMPLAD_Smil_shh, whole genome shotgun sequence encodes:
- the LOC130991911 gene encoding major allergen Pru ar 1-like — MVAITYDMEIPSSIPAARMFKAMVLDADTLIPNILPQAIKNVEILEGDGGVGTVKIIHFGEGSQYKSVKHRVEAIDKENLTHTYSIIEGDALSDVIESITYHIKIVPTEDGGSICKNRSIYNTKGDVEISEEKIKEGKEKAMAMFKAIEAYLNANSDA, encoded by the coding sequence ATGGTTGCCATCACCTATGATATGGAGATCCCTTCCTCCATCCCAGCTGCAAGGATGTTCAAGGCCATGGTGCTCGACGCCGACACCCTCATCCCCAACATCCTGCCTCAGGCCATCAAGAACGTCGAGATCTTGGAAGGAGATGGCGGCGTTGGCACCGTCAAGATCATTCATTTTGGCGAAGGGAGTCAGTATAAGAGCGTCAAGCACCGTGTCGAGGCCATTGACAAGGAGAACTTGACACACACCTACAGCATCATTGAAGGTGATGCTCTCTCAGATGTTATTGAATCCATCACTTATCATATCAAGATCGTCCCAACTGAAGATGGAGGAAGCATCTGCAAGAACAGAAGCATTTACAACACCAAGGGCGATGTCGAGATAAGTGAGGAGAAGATCAAGGAAGGAAAAGAGAAGGCCATGGCCATGTTCAAGGCTATTGAGGCTTACCTCAACGCAAATTCTGATGCTTGA
- the LOC130991912 gene encoding major allergen Pru ar 1-like, producing the protein MVAITYDMEILSSIPAAKMFKAVVLDADTLIPKIMPQAIKSVEILEGDGGVGTVKIIHFGDGSQFKSVKHRVEAIDKENLTHTYSIIEGDALSDVIESITYHIKIVPTEDGGSICKNRSIYNTKGDVEISEEKIKEGKEKAMAMFKAIEAYLHANPDC; encoded by the coding sequence ATGGTTGCCATCACCTATGATATGGAGATCCTTTCCTCCATCCCAGCTGCAAAGATGTTCAAGGCCGTAGTTCTCGACGCCGACACCCTCATCCCCAAGATCATGCCTCAGGCCATCAAGAGCGTCGAGATCTTGGAAGGAGACGGCGGCGTTGGCACCGTCAAGATCATTCATTTTGGCGATGGGAGTCAGTTTAAGAGCGTTAAGCACCGTGTCGAGGCCATCGATAAGGAGAACTTGACACACACCTACAGCATCATTGAAGGTGATGCTCTATCAGATGTTATTGAATCCATCACTTATCATATCAAGATCGTTCCAACTGAAGATGGAGGAAGCATCTGCAAGAACAGAAGCATTTACAACACCAAAGGAGACGTCGAGATCAGTGAGGAGAAGATAAAGGAGGGGAAAGAGAAGGCCATGGCTATGTTCAAGGCCATTGAGGCTTACCTCCACGCCAATCCCGACTGCTAG
- the LOC130991761 gene encoding putative disease resistance protein RGA1 — protein sequence MVIHNFTIIIFTRKKKKFTSILSLQNMDGGGVSAAAIEILLQSLINVFKEEHSLLRGLDEDAQQLQTTLGIIQGYLNDAEKKSITQDAVKIWLRKLEALAFDADNVVDELSYHLLHKEVNKMKTRKDKVLSCFSSFNHISRPRNMALRIKQINTSFENMNKRATELGLQSIVVNAPAAAALNASFETDSFSLDPIFIGRDDDVPKLVEMLTHTRSEERIFSIIALVGMGGMGKTTLTRKVFNHEKMKTRFGSRLWVHVSQTFDPILLFKKILFKMAKNTADGDGVESRDDDILETRKTIDGVESREDILEKLQVTLKTKTYLLVLDDIWNEDVPTWEGFINSISGVTSTKGNGIIITTRNEKVASIVNPLDIHMLKGLSDEDCWSIIKAKTFVENGDQVPSGLEMIGKKIAERCKGLPLAANVVGGVLRRKSQKEWLDVEQRWLTDVDGDNISKILRLSFDNLSSPSLKKCFTYCSIFPKGDRIVKQKLIEQWMAEGFLQPNRRDDMESVGEMFFNMLLQNSLLQVAGRDDIGNVESCVMHDLVHDLASSVLGSSSNADGCNQIRYITLQGSKPVPKQVAKHLRTLFLEGDEIPGNLESLHVLTLKRYGVQELPNSVRKMIHLRNLDISNTGIKNLPDWISEFHHLQTLRAERWDWEVSKLVLPSTLKYLINLRHLYIDDDVKLPAEIGRLSCLQTLRHFKVGDNKGYQIEELGSLKNLKGQLVISSLEKVQGKEEAEKAKIFEKLNLFDLGFEWDEDREGERNVDESVLEGLQPHANANLKKLGIYGFKGKRFPEWIEKMAVRDGPQASWVPLENLIQITLERCSECEEIPQLEHLPNLKSLSLIGLEKVRFINSSFNNLSSLKIGDLEGLECLPDWLFYKNQNLSELEIWKCPRLRELPDGLDTLNSLEKLTIYECRNVKSIGNPSGREGQSQGILRQLTIEGCEGLMVLPRQMLESWAPTIERLRLRGLSSLKNLPMVIDCLAKAVSLGDLTIVDVPKLFMSTDSVKSLGLGCLQSLVIDVSWEWSMESSVGIKQTVDALLQGCCNSLTSLVLRGVENWEWLPESIQHLTALDCLVLDNLGVEELPEWLGNLPSLRWLYLNSCNKLRRLPSCWGDALKFLIIKDCGELGIDPIPAEWHNNFPNLTVWVDGREIKPCSKTSTILSRCFRKRN from the exons ATGGTCATCCACAACTTTACAATCATCATCTTCacacgcaaaaaaaaaaagttcacaAGCATTCTCTCTCTGCAAAACATGGATGGAGGAGGTGTGTCTGCTGCAGCCATTGAAATTCTGCTTCAAAGCCTTATCAATGTTTTCAAAGAAGAACACTCTCTACTTCGAGGTCTCGACGAAGATGCCCAACAGCTGCAAACGACTTTGGGAATCATTCAGGGTTACTTGAATGATGCGGAGAAGAAATCCATCACCCAAGATGCTGTCAAGATCTGGTTGAGGAAGCTTGAAGCGCTGGCCTTCGATGCTGATAATGTTGTGGATGAACTCAGCTATCATCTTCTCCACAAAGAAGTCAACAAAATGAAGACACGCAAGGATAAGGTACTATCATGCTTCTCATCCTTTAATCACATCTCACGCCCACGAAATATGGCTCTTAGAATCAAACAAATCAATACGAGTTTTGAGAATATGAACAAAAGGGCAACCGAGCTCGGCCTTCAGAGCATAGTGGTGAATgcacctgctgctgctgctctgaaTGCTTCCTTTGAGACTGATTCATTCTCTCTTGATCCAATCTTTATCGGAAGAGATGATGATGTGCCTAAACTAGTTGAGATGCTCACCCACACCCGCTCAGAGGAACGGATCTTCTCCATCATTGCTCTTGTCGGAATGGGAGGTATGGGGAAAACTACGTTGACTAGGAAAGTCTTCAATCATGAGAAGATGAAGACTCGATTCGGATCACGGCTTTGGGTTCATGTTTCTCAGACTTTTGATCCAATTCTTCTTTTCAAGAAAATACTTTTCAAGATGGCTAAAAACACTGCAGATGGAGATGGAGTTGAGAGCAGAGATGATGATATCCTGGAAACTAGAAAGACTATTGATGGAGTTGAGAGCAGAGAAGATATTCTTGAAAAGCTACAAGTAACTCTCAAGACTAAAACTTATCTTCTTGTTCTTGATGATATATGGAATGAAGATGTTCCGACATGGGAAGGCTTTATAAATTCCATATCGGGAGTAACTTCTACTAAAGGAAATGGCATCATCATCACTACCAGGAATGAGAAGGTTGCTTCAATTGTGAACCCACTTGACATTCATATGTTAAAAGGCTTATCAGATGAAGATTGCTGGTCCATAATCAAAGCTAAAACTTTTGTTGAAAATGGAGATCAAGTACCATCAGGATTGGAGATGATTGGAAAAAAGATTGCTGAAAGATGTAAAGGTCTGCCCTTAGCTGCCAATGTTGTCGGGGGAGTGCTTCGCCGTAAATCTCAAAAAGAGTGGCTCGATGTCGAACAGAGATGGCTTACGGATGTTGATGGAGATAACATCTCGAAAATTTTGAGATTGAGCTTTGATAATTTGTCTTCACCGTCACTCAAGAAGTGCTTCACATACTGTTCAATTTTCCCAAAAGGTGACAGAATTGTGAAGCAGAAGCTGATCGAACAATGGATGGCAGAAGGTTTTCTTCAGCCTAATCGAAGAGATGATATGGAGTCTGTGGGCGAGATGTTCTTTAATATGCTTCTACAAAACTCTTTGTTGCAAGTTGCAGGGAGAGATGATATTGGAAATGTGGAGAGTTGTGTGATGCACGATCTTGTGCATGATCTCGCATCTTCTGTTTTGGGTTCTTCTAGTAATGCAGATGGCTGCAACCAAATCAGATACATCACTCTTCAAGGGTCAAAGCCTGTGCCAAAACAAGTGGCAAAACATTTGCGTACATTGTTCTTGGAAGGTGATGAAATTCCGGGTAACTTGGAAAGTCTGCATGTTCTTACTCTTAAGCGTTATGGAGTTCAAGAGTTGCCCAATTCAGTTAGGAAGATGATACATTTGAGAAATCTTGATATTTCAAATACGGGAATTAAGAATTTGCCAGACTGGATTAGTGAATTCCATCACTTGCAAACATTAAGAGCCGAGAGGTGGGATTGGGAAGTATCCAAATTGGTTCTGCCAAGTACGTTAAAGTACTTGATTAACTTAAGGCATCTCTATATCGATGATGATGTGAAGTTGCCTGCGGAGATTGGGAGATTAAGTTGTCTCCAAACACTAAGGCACTTTAAAGTGGGTGACAACAAGGGCTATCAAATTGAAGAGCTCGGAAGTTTGAAGAATCTCAAAGGACAACTAGTGATTAGTAGTTTGGAAAAGGTGCAGGGCAAAGAAGAGGCAGAGAAAGCAAAGATATTTGAGAAGCTAAACTTATTTGATTTGGGGTTTGAATGGGATGAGGATAGAGAAGGTGAAAGAAATGTTGATGAGAGTGTGTTGGAAGGCCTGCAACCTCATGCAAATGCCAATCTGAAGAAGTTAGGGATTTATGGATTCAAAGGCAAAAGATTTCCAGAATGGATTGAGAAGATGGCAGTACGGGATGGGCCTCAAGCCTCTTGGGTACCACTTGAAAACTTGATTCAGATAACACTCGAGAGGTGCTCAGAATGTGAGGAAATCCCACAGCTGGAGCACTTGCCAAATCTCaaatctctttctttgataGGATTGGAGAAGGTGAGGTTCATAAATTcttcattcaataatttatcaTCCCTCAAAATAGGAGACTTGGAGGGATTGGAATGTCTGCCAGATTGGTTATTCTATAAGAATCAGAATCTATCAGAGTTGGAGATATGGAAATGCCCCAGGTTGAGAGAATTACCAGATGGACTGGACACCCTCAATTCTCTGGAGAAGTTGACTATTTATGAATGTCGAAATGTGAAGTCAATAGGGAATCCAAGTGGCAGAGAAGGACAATCACAAGGAATCCTTCGTCAGCTCACGATCGAAGGGTGCGAAGGGTTGATGGTTTTGCCACGTCAAATGCTAGAGTCATGGGCGCCAACAATCGAGCGTCTCCGCTTGAGGGGATTAAGCAGCCTAAAGAATCTGCCGATGGTAATTGACTGCCTCGCTAAAGCGGTGAGTCTCGGAGATTTGACAATTGTTGATGTTCCTAAATTGTTCATGTCTACTGATAGTGTCAAGAGTTTGGGTTTAGGGTGCTTACAGTCGTTAGTGATAGATGTGAGTTGGGAGTGGTCAATGGAGAGTAGTGTTGGCATTAAACAGACTGTGGATGCCTTATTGCAAGGATGCTGCAACTCACTTACTTCCTTGGTCTTAAGAGGGGTGGAAAATTGGGAGTGGTTACCAGAATCAATTCAACATCTCACAGCTCTTGATTGTTTAGTGTTAGATAATTTAGGGGTAGAAGAATTGCCTGAATGGTTGGGGAACCTTCCATCTCTACGGTGGTTATATCTAAATAGTTGCAACAAGTTGAGGCGTCTGCCCTCTTGCTGGGGGGATGCATTGAAGTTCTTAATTATCAAAGATTGTGGGGAATTAGGCATTGATCCTATTCCTGCAGAGTGGCACAACAACTTTCCCAATCTCACCGTCTGGGTTGACGGCCGCGAAATTAAACCTTGCAGCAA AACTTCAACAATATTGAGTCGATGCTTCCGCAAGAGAAATTGA